In Tsuneonella dongtanensis, a single window of DNA contains:
- a CDS encoding TonB-dependent receptor: MAKSLSRYASVSFTALACGLAATPGMAQQVPDDAAAEEPVIVVTAQKREQSLQDVPIAVTAFSSDTLDNKTIDDAVDLSFSVPNLTVTDVGASLRGIGNLAISSTSESGLGYHVNGVYIGDPALGQEYFDLERIEVLRGPQGTLYGRNTTAGVLNLITKKPTREFEGYVTATYGNYDSKRIEGALNVPLGGALAARVAGFFLDRDGYTTNLFTGNDVDDRHMYGVRGTLGLDLGATRANLVVGYFKQDDASNFGTKGVCKKDAAIGCSPLERGFETPDSRITIFDLLGRVTGTLPSPSVDYFAGAVNPTDLRTINQDIDPARDIEEWNVSFEVSHDFGNITLTSLTGYQRNKYDIRNDFDRFVPTGQLLRPITFEPLADGVKVTTTQIISGRRDFGDSEQWSQELRLASDFDGPVNFLIGGNYFDLESSRFVNITHPTLAARQQAAGIPVVFEAYRIDTNPATTRSFGLFGEVYFDLTERTHLTGGIRYSNDKKTILTREQFLNPVNGGERPFISGEFKKGVVTGRIVLDHEFTDNLNGYVSVARGYKAGGINPGGAVVPTFAPEFLNAGEVGLKFQAFDGSFLLNSSAFYYDYKGLQIGQVGVTSANTVNTDAKVYGAEFEWVARPSRRFQFDGSFSLLKTQIKGFQSGDEGDPNAIAPGAVIVLGPNGQPLRNGSGVIIKNLDGNDLPFSPAWKISLGVQYAMPLGGDLELVPRLDHYQQSQYYGTAFAKPIDQFNGYSQTDFKLLLAPVDRQWSLRGYAKNLFNRDDVIRMSQEGPLVGRFRSLHILEPRTYGIEGTFRF, from the coding sequence ATGGCAAAAAGCCTTTCACGCTACGCATCCGTGTCGTTCACAGCTCTCGCCTGCGGTCTGGCGGCAACACCGGGTATGGCTCAGCAGGTGCCGGATGATGCGGCTGCTGAGGAGCCCGTCATCGTCGTGACCGCGCAGAAGCGAGAGCAATCGCTTCAGGATGTGCCAATCGCGGTCACTGCATTCTCGAGCGACACGCTCGACAACAAGACCATCGATGACGCTGTCGACCTCAGTTTCTCGGTCCCTAACCTGACAGTGACGGATGTGGGCGCATCACTCCGCGGAATTGGAAACCTGGCCATTTCCTCGACGTCCGAAAGCGGCCTCGGCTACCACGTGAACGGTGTGTATATCGGTGACCCTGCTCTGGGGCAGGAGTACTTCGATCTTGAGCGAATCGAGGTTCTGCGCGGTCCGCAAGGGACGCTATACGGCCGCAACACGACGGCGGGCGTACTCAATCTCATCACCAAGAAGCCCACGCGCGAATTCGAGGGCTATGTCACGGCGACTTACGGCAACTACGATTCGAAAAGAATCGAAGGCGCATTGAACGTGCCTCTCGGCGGAGCTTTGGCGGCACGCGTTGCGGGCTTCTTCCTCGACCGCGATGGTTACACAACGAACCTTTTCACAGGCAACGATGTGGACGATCGCCATATGTACGGCGTTCGTGGCACCCTGGGCCTAGACCTCGGCGCGACGCGCGCAAATCTCGTGGTCGGCTATTTCAAACAGGACGATGCGAGCAACTTCGGGACAAAGGGCGTCTGCAAGAAGGACGCAGCAATCGGTTGCTCGCCACTCGAACGCGGCTTCGAAACTCCGGATTCCCGTATCACGATCTTCGACCTTCTCGGACGGGTCACTGGCACACTGCCTTCCCCGTCGGTCGATTATTTCGCGGGCGCCGTGAACCCGACCGACCTTCGGACGATCAACCAGGACATCGATCCGGCTCGCGACATCGAGGAATGGAACGTCTCGTTTGAGGTAAGCCACGACTTCGGCAATATCACGCTGACCTCGCTGACTGGGTATCAGCGCAACAAGTACGACATCCGGAACGATTTCGACAGATTCGTGCCGACGGGGCAGCTGCTGCGTCCGATCACCTTCGAGCCGCTGGCCGACGGCGTGAAGGTTACGACTACCCAGATCATCTCGGGTCGCCGCGACTTCGGAGATTCCGAGCAATGGTCGCAGGAGCTACGCCTCGCATCCGATTTCGACGGACCGGTCAACTTTCTGATCGGAGGCAACTACTTCGATCTCGAGTCGAGCCGATTCGTCAACATCACGCATCCCACGCTCGCAGCACGGCAGCAGGCCGCCGGAATTCCGGTAGTGTTCGAGGCCTACCGCATCGATACGAACCCCGCGACCACCCGCAGCTTCGGCCTGTTCGGTGAAGTGTACTTCGACCTAACCGAGCGCACGCACCTGACCGGTGGCATTCGCTACAGCAATGACAAGAAGACCATCCTCACCCGCGAGCAGTTCCTCAATCCGGTCAACGGAGGCGAGCGGCCCTTCATCTCAGGCGAGTTCAAGAAGGGTGTGGTGACCGGTCGGATTGTCCTCGACCACGAATTCACCGACAACCTCAACGGTTACGTGTCGGTCGCCAGAGGGTACAAGGCGGGAGGCATCAATCCGGGCGGTGCCGTCGTGCCGACCTTCGCTCCCGAATTCCTCAACGCCGGAGAAGTCGGCCTCAAGTTTCAGGCCTTCGATGGGAGCTTCCTGCTGAACAGTTCGGCTTTCTACTACGACTACAAGGGTCTTCAAATCGGCCAGGTCGGAGTGACCAGCGCAAATACCGTCAACACCGATGCGAAGGTCTATGGTGCGGAATTCGAATGGGTCGCGCGGCCGAGCCGCCGCTTCCAGTTCGACGGATCCTTCTCGCTCCTCAAGACGCAGATCAAGGGCTTCCAGTCGGGCGATGAAGGTGATCCGAACGCGATCGCACCAGGCGCCGTCATTGTGCTCGGGCCGAATGGCCAGCCGCTCCGCAATGGAAGCGGGGTCATCATCAAGAATCTCGACGGCAACGACCTGCCGTTCTCGCCAGCATGGAAGATCTCGCTTGGAGTGCAATATGCGATGCCGCTCGGCGGCGACCTCGAGCTGGTCCCGCGGCTCGATCACTATCAGCAATCGCAATATTACGGGACGGCGTTCGCGAAGCCGATCGACCAGTTCAACGGCTACAGCCAGACTGACTTCAAGCTTCTCCTCGCTCCGGTCGACCGGCAATGGTCGCTGCGGGGTTATGCAAAGAACCTGTTCAATCGCGACGATGTGATCCGCATGAGCCAGGAAGGCCCACTCGTCGGGCGGTTCCGCTCGCTCCACATTCTCGAACCGCGCACCTACGGCATCGAAGGGACATTCCGCTTCTAA
- a CDS encoding helix-turn-helix domain-containing protein produces MSRQQTVEPICVRVNDAARMIGVGRTKLYELISSGELETVKLGKATRVTTASLHELVERHRALN; encoded by the coding sequence ATGAGCAGACAGCAAACTGTCGAGCCGATCTGCGTCAGGGTCAATGACGCTGCGCGCATGATCGGCGTCGGGCGCACAAAGCTCTACGAGCTGATTTCCAGTGGCGAACTTGAGACGGTCAAGCTCGGCAAGGCAACGCGGGTCACGACGGCCAGTCTTCATGAACTGGTGGAGCGGCATCGGGCATTGAACTGA
- a CDS encoding helix-turn-helix transcriptional regulator: MSNTERIIRLKTVLDRTGLSRSTIYRKIAEGTFPSQVKLSVHGAGWHESAINRWIADPAHYREEEPAE; encoded by the coding sequence ATGTCCAATACAGAACGCATCATCCGACTAAAGACCGTGCTCGACCGCACAGGTCTCTCTCGCTCCACCATCTATCGTAAGATCGCCGAGGGCACTTTCCCGTCACAGGTGAAGCTCAGCGTGCACGGCGCGGGTTGGCATGAATCAGCTATCAATCGCTGGATTGCCGATCCTGCTCACTATCGTGAAGAGGAACCCGCAGAATGA
- a CDS encoding M16 family metallopeptidase: MINKSFRTLALALCASSLAMSHVALAEDAPGIVVEAGKVSIGYEEFTLPNGLRTIVYTDRSAPEVFVGVWYGVGAANEPVGKTGFAHLFEHLMFESTEHRKGDYYEQLNEVGASWTNGTTNQDRTNYFQAVPTGALDLALWLESDRMGYLLGGITQQSLDEQRGVVQNEKRLGMDRPYSAAYYQSLEAIYPAGHPYRHPTIGSMDDLNAASVEDVKEWFQTYYGASNAVLVLAGDIDLATARQKVAAYFGDMPVGKPLHTLTEWVPEIPAGRRDESYDSVAQTLVSRTWTIPSLSNGDTTLLNVAAKALAGNPHSILHRRLVDELDLALYVNASVSRGRVASQFDISAYLKEGIDPDAVYRIIDDEITKFIANGPDESWLANYKLKNRMELLNRFADMPVVGLEMGEAAIATGNPTAFLDFFHLAQSSSVADIKNAAGKWLTRNPYEAIVRPFPSLSQAAPLVDRTQPPKAEIAFSTPIFPVVKPYKLANGIEVYIAPTDKSGLAQVMIDLGYGFKSEREGERLLSNLVTATMTSGTSSKSKTQLQDAMDATAIDLEVRMMDYFSGATFTSLTDQLQPALNLAAEVIFEPSFPAEELEKVKTQYIESDKMIDADPSYTVNTLLPRAVYGDATPFERLYVAKDIERFTREDLERFHKREIDPSRMRIVITGDVNEAEVQTMLSRPFGMRTGSGLEPQAMPALAAVQKSPKIWLIDKPDAEQSALYAVIPVGKFDLATAPTLGIMNEVLGGGTLGRLGANLREEKGWSYGYGSQFQTHPSDDQYLTIGGSVQTDKTVPAMKEVLAELRSFVGERQVTDAELATRITQAKSRVASVTASKSSVQSSISYSLRFGLPYDNRAADIVRYDAITLDQVRSAAETHIDPDALTWLIIGDLTKIEHEVRALGYGPVSVLDSDGNVVR; the protein is encoded by the coding sequence ATGATCAACAAATCGTTCCGCACGCTGGCTCTTGCTCTGTGTGCTTCTTCGCTTGCAATGTCTCATGTTGCGCTTGCGGAAGATGCCCCTGGAATTGTGGTCGAAGCCGGCAAGGTCAGTATCGGCTATGAAGAATTTACCTTGCCCAATGGGCTGCGCACGATCGTCTATACCGATCGTAGCGCGCCCGAGGTTTTCGTTGGCGTGTGGTACGGTGTGGGTGCAGCAAACGAGCCGGTCGGCAAAACAGGCTTTGCGCATCTGTTCGAACATTTGATGTTCGAATCGACCGAACACCGCAAAGGCGATTACTACGAGCAGCTGAATGAGGTGGGGGCAAGCTGGACCAATGGCACCACCAATCAGGATCGCACCAATTACTTCCAGGCCGTGCCGACCGGCGCACTGGACCTAGCATTGTGGCTCGAAAGCGACCGGATGGGCTATCTACTGGGAGGGATCACGCAACAATCGCTCGATGAACAGCGCGGCGTGGTCCAGAATGAGAAGCGGCTGGGGATGGATCGGCCCTATTCGGCCGCATACTATCAATCACTTGAGGCAATTTATCCGGCAGGGCATCCTTATCGCCATCCCACCATCGGTTCGATGGACGATTTGAATGCTGCCAGTGTTGAGGATGTTAAGGAATGGTTCCAGACCTACTACGGCGCCAGCAATGCCGTGCTGGTCCTGGCAGGGGACATAGATCTGGCGACGGCGCGGCAAAAGGTTGCAGCCTATTTCGGCGATATGCCGGTCGGCAAGCCACTTCACACGCTGACCGAATGGGTCCCGGAGATCCCGGCTGGCCGCCGCGATGAATCATACGATTCGGTTGCGCAGACGCTGGTCAGCAGGACATGGACGATTCCATCGCTGAGCAATGGCGACACAACCCTGCTCAATGTCGCCGCCAAGGCGCTGGCGGGCAATCCGCATTCAATCCTGCATCGCAGGCTCGTCGACGAGCTTGACCTGGCTCTCTACGTGAACGCGTCAGTCAGCCGAGGGAGAGTGGCCAGCCAGTTCGACATCTCGGCGTACTTGAAGGAAGGGATTGATCCGGATGCGGTGTACAGGATCATCGATGATGAGATCACCAAATTCATTGCAAACGGCCCTGATGAAAGCTGGCTCGCCAACTACAAGCTCAAAAACCGCATGGAGCTTCTCAACAGGTTCGCAGATATGCCTGTTGTCGGGCTTGAGATGGGCGAAGCGGCAATCGCGACCGGCAATCCCACGGCGTTCCTCGATTTCTTCCACCTCGCGCAATCCTCTTCGGTTGCGGATATCAAGAACGCGGCGGGGAAATGGCTGACCCGTAACCCCTATGAAGCGATCGTGCGGCCTTTTCCCAGCCTTAGCCAAGCCGCGCCGCTTGTCGATCGCACGCAGCCTCCAAAGGCAGAAATAGCATTCAGCACCCCAATTTTCCCGGTCGTGAAACCCTACAAGCTCGCCAATGGAATCGAGGTCTATATCGCGCCGACGGATAAATCCGGCCTGGCGCAGGTCATGATCGACCTGGGTTACGGCTTCAAGTCGGAGCGCGAGGGCGAAAGATTGCTCTCAAATCTCGTTACCGCGACGATGACTTCGGGCACGAGCAGCAAATCGAAAACCCAGCTGCAGGATGCGATGGACGCAACGGCCATCGATCTCGAGGTCCGGATGATGGACTATTTTTCCGGCGCGACTTTCACTTCGCTCACCGATCAATTGCAGCCAGCTCTCAACTTGGCTGCAGAAGTGATATTCGAACCCAGTTTTCCAGCCGAAGAGCTCGAAAAGGTAAAAACGCAATATATCGAATCGGACAAGATGATCGATGCCGATCCATCTTATACCGTCAACACGCTGTTGCCTCGCGCGGTGTATGGCGATGCGACACCATTTGAGCGGCTCTATGTGGCCAAGGACATCGAAAGGTTCACGCGCGAAGATCTCGAACGGTTTCATAAGCGCGAAATCGACCCCAGCCGCATGCGTATCGTCATCACGGGCGACGTTAACGAGGCGGAAGTGCAGACCATGCTCTCGCGTCCCTTTGGTATGCGCACAGGAAGCGGCTTGGAGCCGCAGGCGATGCCAGCCCTCGCTGCGGTGCAAAAATCTCCGAAAATCTGGTTGATAGATAAGCCGGACGCGGAACAAAGCGCACTATACGCTGTCATTCCTGTCGGTAAGTTCGACCTCGCTACGGCACCGACTCTGGGAATAATGAACGAAGTGTTGGGGGGCGGAACCCTTGGGCGCTTAGGGGCCAATCTGCGCGAAGAGAAGGGGTGGTCTTACGGTTACGGCTCGCAGTTCCAGACACACCCAAGCGATGACCAGTACCTCACGATCGGAGGAAGCGTTCAAACCGACAAGACAGTACCGGCAATGAAGGAGGTACTGGCAGAACTGCGGAGCTTTGTTGGCGAGCGCCAAGTGACTGACGCGGAATTAGCCACTCGTATCACTCAGGCTAAATCCAGAGTTGCGTCTGTGACCGCATCGAAGAGTTCCGTGCAGTCTTCGATTTCGTACTCGCTACGCTTTGGATTGCCGTATGATAATCGCGCCGCTGATATCGTACGGTATGATGCGATAACGCTTGACCAAGTGCGCTCCGCCGCAGAAACGCATATCGATCCCGATGCGCTCACATGGCTGATCATCGGTGATCTGACAAAAATCGAACATGAGGTCAGAGCCTTAGGGTATGGCCCTGTAAGTGTTCTCGACAGCGACGGAAACGTCGTTCGATAG